Proteins encoded together in one Impatiens glandulifera chromosome 1, dImpGla2.1, whole genome shotgun sequence window:
- the LOC124942711 gene encoding uncharacterized protein LOC124942711 yields the protein MSYCSSSSSFNVALLSVLLLSSEIIGFKHENILSSTAEAEKSVYPEMKTSMMPEIGEIAVKMMSDSRRRRLGNFQVCALCNCCGTGGDSYCLPSPCCYAINCNLPNKPFGFCSFTPKTCNCFGCHL from the exons ATGTCCTATTGCAGCTCCTCTTCCTCCTTTAATGTAGCTTTACTTTCAGTATTACTTCTGTCCAGCGAAATCATCGGATTCAAACAT GAAAACATTCTGTCGTCTACTGCGGAGGCGGAGAAATCGGTGTATCCGGAAATGAAGACATCAATGATGCCAGAAATTGGGGAAATAGCGGTGAAAATGATGAGCGatagtagaagaagaagattaggaAACTTTCAGGTATGTGCTTTGTGCAATTGCTGCGGCACCGGCGGTGACAGTTATTGTTTACCTTCTCCTTGCTGTTATGCCATTAATTGTAATCTTCCAAACAAGCCTTTTGGTTTCTGTTCTTTCACTCCTAAAACCTGCAATTGCTTTGGTTGTCATCTATAA
- the LOC124919949 gene encoding thioredoxin F2, chloroplastic-like isoform X2, which translates to MALQLRVPLNPTSTIQSPPSWRLKYGTISQTDDNRPVSKISRGLTGGGNRIVKVRSSIDTAFPTVGQVTEVDKDTFWPLVKASGDKTVVLDMYTQWCGPCKIIAPKFKELSEKHLDVVFMKLDCNNENRALAKELGIRVVPTFKILKNSKVVKEVTGAKLDDLVAAIEIVRSSS; encoded by the exons ATGGCTCTTCAGTTACGCGTACCTTTGAATCCTACCTCCACCATTCAATCACCTCCTTCATGGAGACTCAAGTATGGAACTATCAGCCAAACCGATGACAATCGGCCTGTATCAAAGATATCAAGAGGTCTCACCGGCGGCGGTAATCGGATCGTTAAAGTTCGATCCAGCATTGATACAGCTTTTCCGACGGTAGGACAAGTCACAGAAGTCGATAAAGACACTTTCTGGCCTTTAGTAAAAGCTTCCGGCGATAAAACCGTCGTTCTTGATATGTACACTCAATG GTGTGGACCTTGTAAGATTATAGCACCGAAATTTAAAGAGTTATCTGAGAAGCATCTTGATGTTGTGTTCATGAAACTTGATTGTAACAATGAAAACAGG GCATTGGCGAAAGAACTTGGAATTAGAGTGGTTCCTACATTCAAAATTCTGAAGAACAGTAAGGTTGTGAAAGAAGTTACTGGTGCAAAATTGGATGATTTAGTTGCTGCAATTGAGATAGTAAGATCATCCAGCTA
- the LOC124919949 gene encoding thioredoxin F2, chloroplastic-like isoform X1: protein MALQLRVPLNPTSTIQSPPSWRLKYGTISQTDDNRPVSKISRGLTGGGNRIVKVRSSIDTAFPTVGQVTEVDKDTFWPLVKASGDKTVVLDMYTQWCGPCKIIAPKFKELSEKHLDVVFMKLDCNNENRALAKELGIRVVPTFKILKNSKVVKEVTGAKLDDLVAAIEIVRSSS from the exons ATGGCTCTTCAGTTACGCGTACCTTTGAATCCTACCTCCACCATTCAATCACCTCCTTCATGGAGACTCAAGTATGGAACTATCAGCCAAACCGATGACAATCGGCCTGTATCAAAGATATCAAGAGGTCTCACCGGCGGCGGTAATCGGATCGTTAAAGTTCGATCCAGCATTGATACAGCTTTTCCGACGGTAGGACAAGTCACAGAAGTCGATAAAGACACTTTCTGGCCTTTAGTAAAAGCTTCCGGCGATAAAACCGTCGTTCTTGATATGTACACTCAATG GTGTGGACCTTGTAAGATTATAGCACCGAAATTTAAAGAGTTATCTGAGAAGCATCTTGATGTTGTGTTCATGAAACTTGATTGTAACAATGAAAACAGG GCATTGGCGAAAGAACTTGGAATTAGAGTGGTTCCTACATTCAAAATTCTGAAGAACAGTAAGGTTGTGAAAGAAGTTACTGGTGCAAAATTGGATGATTTAGTTGCTGCAATTGAGATAGTAAGATCATCCAGCTAG
- the LOC124942729 gene encoding biotin carboxyl carrier protein of acetyl-CoA carboxylase 1, chloroplastic-like codes for MASAFPTTASAASAAAAAASKDCPPSSSRLSTSNRLHTQRKVSFLLSSMPSLRFSSKGLQSGWNVCTVRKGQPNKAALGGSLNATTPLIKAELETEDKAANSSSVTSSPALASEESISEFIGQVANLVKLVDSRDIVELQLKQLDCELLIRKKEALPQSASPAPSYVMHSPPPTAAAPTFHDLPPPATPSPSAPSPSSPPASSPPAAKSSLPSLKSPMAGTFYRSPAPTEPPFVKVGDKVQKGQVLCIIEAMKLMNEIEADQSGTIVEIIAEDGKPVSVDTPLFVIES; via the exons ATGGCGTCCGCTTTCCCTACAACCGCCTCAGCTGCTTccgcagcagcagcagcagcatcaAAGGACTGTCCTCCCTCCTCTTCACGTCTCTCCACCTCCAATCGTCTTCATACTCAACGTAAAGTTTCATTCCTCCTCTCTTCCATGCCCAGTCTCCGCTTCTCTTCCAAG GGATTGCAGTCTGGCTGGAATGTGTGTACTGTAAGAAAAGGGCAACCGAATAAG GCTGCACTTGGTGGATCCTTAAATGCAACAACACCTTTGATCAAAGCAGAATTAGAAACAGAAGACAAGGCTGCCAACTCCTCAAGCGTTACTTCTTCTCCAGCTTTGGCTTCGGAGGAATCTATATCGGAGTTTATTGGTCAAGTTGCAAATCTTGTCAA GCTAGTTGACTCGAGGGATATTGTTGAGCTGCAGTTAAAACAGCTTGACTGTGAACTCTTAATCCGTAAAAAGGAGGCCCTGCCCCAATCAGCCTCTCCTGCTCCATCTTATGTGATGCATTCACCTCCACCTACTGCTGCAGCACCAACTTTCCATGATCTTCCACCCCCAGCAACACCATCACCTTCCGCACCTAGTCCTTCTTCACCCCCAGCTTCTTCTCCCCCAGCTGCCAAGTCATCACTTCCGTCTCTTAAAAGCCCCATGGCTGGAACATTCTACCGAAGTCCAGCACCTACTGAACCACCTTTTGTGAAG GTTGGAGACAAAGTACAAAAGGGACAGGTCCTCTGCATCATTGAGGCCATGAAACTGATGAATGAAATTGAG GCTGATCAATCTGGAACCATTGTTGAAATCATTGCTGAAGATGGCAAGCCCGTTAGTGTTGACACT cctttgtttgtCATTGAATCTTAA